ACGAAGCCGCCAAAAGCCGCATCCACGTGGAGGGGAAGGCCATAGTCTAAAGCCAGGTCGCTCAAGGCCGGAATGTCATCGACGACGCCCAAACCGGTGGTTCCAGCGATTCCAACGATGCCTATAGTATTGTCAGTGATTTTGCTCTCCACGTCCCTCACATCGACGGAGTAATCTTTCCTCAGCTTTGCCCAGATGAGCTTAACTCCGAGCATCTCCCCGGCTTTGATGAAGGAGAAGTGAGCACTCTCCGGGAGGATCAGCTCTGGCTTTTCAACATCGCTCAGATTCCTGAAGGCCCTTACTGCGAGGATGTTGGCCTCGGTCCCGCCCGAGACTATGTGGCCGTAGCCCTTCTCAAGGCCGAGGAGGTTTGCTAGCATATCAACTGCTTCTTTTTCTATTTTCTGGCTCCCCACATGAAGCCCTGGGTCACCTAGGTTCCTGTCTATGTAGCGCTGAACTACTTTAACAGCAAATGGATGCGGATAAGTGCACATCGACCCCAGAATCCTGCCTGAGTCGAACGTCAGGTCTTCCGCGGTCTTCTCCTCCAGCTCCCTGAGAACATCCTCCTCGCTCGCGCCTTGCCCCGGGAACATTTTCTCACCAGCGTGGGTCTTCTATATCGGGGTGAATTTAAGCCTTTGCCCTCTTTATATACGCCCTGAAGAATATCGGCGTGGTCAGCGCGGTGAGCATCGAGACGGCTATGACGCTGGCGAAGAGGGCCTGGTCTATCAGCCCCGCGTTGAGCCCGAAGGTAAGTATGGCCAGCTCAAGGCTTCCCCTGCCGCCCATTCCGATGCCGATGAGCGCCGAGTCCCTCCAGCTGAGGCCGAAGAGTTTGGCGCCGAGGCCGCAGCCGAGGAGCTTCCCAAGGATCGCCGCCAGGTAGAGGGCCCCTATCAGGGCCAGGCTTATGTCAGCCAGGGGCGGGTTGAACATGAGGCCGACGTAGATGAAGAACAGCGGTATGAAGAACTCCGTAAGGACGACCTGGAGGTCCTCTATCAGCTCGTTGAGCTTTATCCTCGTCACGACGAGAGGGTCCTTCCTCTCCCGGAGCCTGCTTATTGTGAGGCCCGCCAGGTAGGCGCCTATTATCTGGTTCAGCCCAGCCCACTGGGCTATTATGGCGAGGGTGAAGGTGAGGATCAGCGTGAAGGTGAAGAAGACGTTGAGGTTCCTGACGACGGAGTAGAACCACCTCGCCCTCTTGAAGACGTACTCCGACACGAGAAGCGTCGCGGCTATGAAGGCGAATATCTTGACCGTCAGGATTCCGAAGGAGATGGGGTTGAGGCCGCCCCCTGCCAGCGCGGTGATTATGCCTATCAGATAGACGGCCATTATGTCGTCGGCGAAGGCCGCCCCCATCAGTATCGATGAGACTGTCCTCTTGACGTGCTCCTTAACGAGCACCCCACTGGTGACCTCTATGGCAGTGTTTCCAAGGGTTATCCCGATGAATATCGCCGCTGTGGTGCCCTTTCCAAAGAACTCCACAGTGAGGAACCCCAGGGCAAAGGAGAAAGCCACTCCGAGGGCCGCAACAACGGTTGCCTTCTTCGTGTTCTGGGCTATCGCGGAGAAGTTGCTCGTGAGCCCCATGTAGAGCATCATCATTATGAGGCCGAACTCGGCGAGAACCTTGAGCTCCTCGGTGGGTTTTATGATCCCGAGGACGAAGGGGCCGAGCAGTATTCCCGTCAGGACGTGGGCTATTATCGGGTGTATCTCCACCCTCTCGAACAGCCACTCTATGCTCTTCGCGGTCACGAGGAGAATCGCCAGTGCAGCCAGGAAGTCCACGTCAGTCCCCCCTTGAGAGAAGCGCCGCGATTACCCAGAGGGCCATGAGGATTATCGCAAGAACCATGGCCGCTCCCGCTGCGCCCCTGTTTGTACCGAACACTATTGGTATCGGCCCTATCATTATCACCCCGCCGCCCTCTACGTCGCTCTCTCCCCCGAGGGCTGAAACGAGCGTGCCTATGAACACCAGCAGGAACCCGATGAGTATCAGGGCCATCCCGGTCAGTATGAGTGCCTTCCCGTCCATACGTTAGGGGCTTCTCCTTCATCTTTTAAAGCTTAGCGTCCGACCCAAAGGGTTAAAACGCCCCAGGAGGATTTTCAACTATGCTTGTGCTCGTTGACCTCGACGACACCCTCTGCAACACGTGGGAGGCGGGGAAGTACAGCATCCTCCGGCTGATCCCACACCTCATCCGGAAGAGGAAGTTCAAGGCGTTCTTCTACATAATCACCGCCCGCTACCGCGAGCTGGAGCAGTCGAGGGAGCTCCACACCCTTGACTTCGACAAGCTGGTCGAGAGGTTTCTGACCAAGGTCTACTCAAAAATCCGCCCCGAGGAGCTGGACGAGATAACCGACCTCGTCGACAGGGTGTTCTTCTCGAACCTGCGGCTCTATCCCGACGCCGTCCCCTTCCTCAGAGGTCTGAAGTCGATGGGGGCAAAGGTCGTCCTGGTCACGGACTCGTCCACCAAGTGGCAGCGCAAGAAGCTCGAGTACCTCGGAATAAAGGACTACTTCGACGCCCTGATCATCAGCGGTGAGACCGGCCACAGCAAGCTTGAACCCCACAACTTCCGTCTGGCCAAGCACATTTTCCCCGACGATGAGGTGTACGTGGTTGGGGACAGGGACGACACAGATATGCGCGGCGGGAAGGAGATAGGGGCCACGACGATACTCGTCCAGAGGGGCTACTTCAGGGGAAGAACTGCGAAGCATGCTGACTACGTGGTTAAAGACCTCACCGAGGCACTGGAGGTGATAAAGCGTGAGCATGAAAAGCGAAATCAGACGTAAGTCCCTCCACATGACCGGTCTCATCGTCCCCCTGCTCTACTACCTCTTCGGAAGGGAGTTCACCCTGACGTTTGTGGCCATCGCCTTCTTCATATTCGTGATCCTCGAGCCCTTTAGGATAATTGAGGAGCTCAGGGATAGAATAAAACGGAGACTGAGGATATACGTCGACAGCGATGTTTTTGAGAGGGTTGAGGCCATTGAGAAGCAGATAGACGAGATAACGAGGGAGCACGAGCGCTTCCGCGTCGCCGCCCACATCTACTTCGCGGCCGCATCCTTCATCGTGGTCTATTTCTTCCCTATGAACGTCGCCGTTGGGGCCATAACGGTAGCAACTGTTAGCGACGCTCTGGCGGCGGTGGTGGGCAAGCCCTTCGGAAGGCACCGTTTCTCCAACGGCAAGAGCCTCGAGGGTAGTTTAGCCTACTTCTTCTCTGGTGTGGCCATACTCTGGTCCCTCGTCGGCCTCCCCCTGGCCATTATCGGCTCCCTGGTCGGGGTCATAACCGAGTTCTACAACCTCCCGCCCGATGACAACTTCTCAAACCAGTTGGCGATAGCTGCAGTCATCTACTTGGCCAGCGCGGTTCTATGAGATTCCCTTCTGCTTCCGCTTTACCTTTAGAGAAAAGGGAAACGGGAGAAAAGGGTAACGGTCACTCAATGGTGACCGTCGCGAACTCCGTGAAGGTGTCGGCGTCGCCCCACTCCTGTCCCGGGTCGGTGTCCTTAACCGCGTCCTGGAGCGGAAGGCTGTCGACGGCCGAGTCACCGACGCCCTGGCCGGTAACGTAGGCAACGACGCTGATCTGCTTCGGCTTTCCTCCGAGTTCGCTCCACGGAATGGCTATTTCAAGCGTCTGGAGTCCGTCATCGGCACTGCCGGTGTAGTTGTAGAAGCCCACCCACTGGAGGTCGCGGTACTCCCAGCCGGCCCCGTTCCAGAGGACGAGCTGGGCGCTGGTTATCGTGCTGGTTCCTTTGTCGTCGAAGAACTCCCCGTTCCAGAAGAAGTAGAGCTGGGCATCTATTCCTCTGCTGAAGTCAACCTTTCTGCCCCAGCTGTCCTGGCCGGTGGTGTAGCCGCCGTCCTTGTAGTCGAGGGATACGCCATAGGCGATCCTCCAAGAAGCCTTGTTCTCGGTGGTTATAGCTATGTAGAGGAACTGGTCGTCGTAGTCGACGTAGAGGGCCTTGAGGTTGGCACCGTCCTGGCCGTAGCCGACGTCGTCAACGGCCACCGGCTCCACGCTCCAGTCATCAAGGTTGCCGTCGATGGTCTTGGTGAGGTTCTTGGCGAGCTCCTCCATGTATTCTTTCCTTTCGTACTGTCCTCTCTTGGCATTTTCTAGTATCTCTTCCATTTCAAGAACTATCTCCCTTAGGTCTGTGTATGATCTGTATATTTTAAATGCTCCAATAAAGGCTTGTCCTGGAAGACTTATCTTGGTAATCCCTTCTTGGTACTGTTTAAGGATATCTGTAACTTCGTTGTTGTACTCGTATATCTTGTCCCCAACTTCTGGAGGTATGTAGTATTCTTCTAGTTCTTTGTTGATGTCTTGGTATTTTGAGTAGTACTCTTCAAATTTTTTCTGCCCGTAGAAGGAGTTTAGTCCAATAAAACTGGCTATCAAAGTCGCTTTTTTGTTTAGTATGTACTGATCATAGCTGAACTCTGTGTCCACGATCTGAATCTCTAGGGGCTGATCAGGACTCCAGAATATGAAGCGGGTTAGTATCGCTGGGGCAACCGCACCTCCCCATTTATTCCATGATGGAACGTCTTGGTCTGGTGCAACATCTGAGAACCACTGGAGCGTGCCGTCACTTCCTCCTGTTAGTACGAAGGATACCTTTAGAGCAGGATTTGTGACGTCCCCGAATATTGAAATGGGTATTGCTATCTCAACAACTATCCAGTCATCATCTATTTTACTATACTTTCTTTTGATCTCGGAGGTCACGTCCGTAAACGTATTGTCATTGGATACGATCCAGCCTTTGAGGTCAGACTCCCAAGTTTCTATCATCATATCTATGTCCCCACTGGCAAAGGTATAACCCCTGCCCCAAGGGTGTCCTGCTGTACTTTTTGCACCTGTCCGTTCTATTAGATCTAGAATGATTCCAAAGTTGTTCCATCCTGTTTTCTTGAAGACTCCCGCTACGTAAATGTACTCACCATCCGAGTATATTCCAGCCTCCTTAATGTCGTTGTTTTCCCATTTTGCGTCTCCTATTGGATCTTGGAGCAGTAGCATTCTAGGCCAGTCATTTAGGTCGCCATCGATGCTGATGCTCACTGTAGCTGCAGCTACCTTGTAGTTATTGCCTACTAGACTTGACAAACTAAGCAATAAAACCGACATTAACACAACTGCTGTTGCTTTCTTCACATTGTTCACCTCCAAAGGGGTGTCAAATCCAAGGGTGTACGGTAATCACCCGTGGTGAATATTGTGAGAAAAAAGTTTATATGCCTTTCTTTCCGTATCACTGCTAGTGATAACAGTACTGGTGGGTGGTTGCCAATGGTGAACTTTATCTTCGGTATTCATAACCATCAACCCCTTGGAAACTTTGGGTGGGTCTTTGAGAGCGCCTACGACAGGTCTTACAGCCCCTTCATGGAAACCCTCGAGGAGTACCCCAACATGAAGGTCGCGGCCCACTACTCCGGCCCGCTCCTTGAATGGCTGAGCGATAACAGGCCAGAGCACATCGACCTTCTCCGCTCGCTCGTTAAGAAGGGCCAGCTCGAGATAGTCGTTGCCGGCTTCTACGAGCCGGTTTTGGCGGCAATCCCCAAAGAGGACAGGATAGAGCAGATAAACATGCTGAAAGACTTCGCGAAGAAGATCGGCTACGAGGCTAAGGGTGT
The sequence above is drawn from the Thermococcus pacificus genome and encodes:
- a CDS encoding HAD family hydrolase, giving the protein MLVLVDLDDTLCNTWEAGKYSILRLIPHLIRKRKFKAFFYIITARYRELEQSRELHTLDFDKLVERFLTKVYSKIRPEELDEITDLVDRVFFSNLRLYPDAVPFLRGLKSMGAKVVLVTDSSTKWQRKKLEYLGIKDYFDALIISGETGHSKLEPHNFRLAKHIFPDDEVYVVGDRDDTDMRGGKEIGATTILVQRGYFRGRTAKHADYVVKDLTEALEVIKREHEKRNQT
- a CDS encoding TIGR00304 family membrane protein, translated to MDGKALILTGMALILIGFLLVFIGTLVSALGGESDVEGGGVIMIGPIPIVFGTNRGAAGAAMVLAIILMALWVIAALLSRGD
- a CDS encoding cation:proton antiporter; the protein is MDFLAALAILLVTAKSIEWLFERVEIHPIIAHVLTGILLGPFVLGIIKPTEELKVLAEFGLIMMMLYMGLTSNFSAIAQNTKKATVVAALGVAFSFALGFLTVEFFGKGTTAAIFIGITLGNTAIEVTSGVLVKEHVKRTVSSILMGAAFADDIMAVYLIGIITALAGGGLNPISFGILTVKIFAFIAATLLVSEYVFKRARWFYSVVRNLNVFFTFTLILTFTLAIIAQWAGLNQIIGAYLAGLTISRLRERKDPLVVTRIKLNELIEDLQVVLTEFFIPLFFIYVGLMFNPPLADISLALIGALYLAAILGKLLGCGLGAKLFGLSWRDSALIGIGMGGRGSLELAILTFGLNAGLIDQALFASVIAVSMLTALTTPIFFRAYIKRAKA
- a CDS encoding diacylglycerol/polyprenol kinase family protein, with amino-acid sequence MSMKSEIRRKSLHMTGLIVPLLYYLFGREFTLTFVAIAFFIFVILEPFRIIEELRDRIKRRLRIYVDSDVFERVEAIEKQIDEITREHERFRVAAHIYFAAASFIVVYFFPMNVAVGAITVATVSDALAAVVGKPFGRHRFSNGKSLEGSLAYFFSGVAILWSLVGLPLAIIGSLVGVITEFYNLPPDDNFSNQLAIAAVIYLASAVL
- the mfnA gene encoding tyrosine decarboxylase MfnA, giving the protein MFPGQGASEEDVLRELEEKTAEDLTFDSGRILGSMCTYPHPFAVKVVQRYIDRNLGDPGLHVGSQKIEKEAVDMLANLLGLEKGYGHIVSGGTEANILAVRAFRNLSDVEKPELILPESAHFSFIKAGEMLGVKLIWAKLRKDYSVDVRDVESKITDNTIGIVGIAGTTGLGVVDDIPALSDLALDYGLPLHVDAAFGGFVIPFAKALGYDIPDFDFRLKGVKSITIDPHKMGMVPIPAGGIIFREKKYIDAISVLAPYLAGGKIWQATITGTRPGASALAVWAMIKHLGFEGYKEVVKRAMELSRWFAGELKKIPSVYLIREPVLNIVSFGAEELERVEEELKRRGWGISAHRGYIRVVVMPHVRREHLEEFLRDLREIVAGLTP